One Streptomyces sp. P9-A2 DNA window includes the following coding sequences:
- a CDS encoding Rieske (2Fe-2S) protein: MSGRSAASRRTVLRGMALTSVAGLGLTACGGGEERPSELTGPVELGAESEVARGSSKLYWDHNVVVSRDDEGSFTAYSTLCTHASCPINQLKGTKLICPCHGSEFDATTGKVLREPAVAPLTRLSVEVRNGTIIAKPQD; the protein is encoded by the coding sequence ATGTCCGGCCGATCCGCCGCGAGCCGCCGTACCGTTCTGAGAGGCATGGCCCTCACCTCTGTGGCCGGACTCGGCCTCACCGCCTGCGGGGGAGGCGAGGAGAGGCCTTCGGAGTTGACCGGGCCCGTCGAGCTCGGCGCGGAGAGCGAGGTCGCCCGGGGGAGCAGCAAGCTGTACTGGGACCACAACGTCGTCGTCAGCCGGGACGACGAGGGTTCCTTCACGGCGTACAGCACCCTCTGCACGCACGCGAGCTGCCCCATCAACCAGCTGAAGGGGACGAAGCTGATCTGCCCGTGCCACGGGAGCGAGTTCGACGCCACCACCGGCAAGGTGCTGCGCGAGCCGGCGGTGGCACCGCTGACACGGCTCTCCGTCGAGGTTCGGAACGGCACGATCATCGCGAAGCCGCAGGACTGA
- the uvrC gene encoding excinuclease ABC subunit UvrC, with amino-acid sequence MADPSSYRPKPGEIPDSPGVYRFRDEHRRVIYVGKAKSLRQRLANYFQDLAGLHPRTRTMVTTAVSVEWTVVSTEVEALQLEYSWIKEYDPRFNVKYRDDKSYPYLAVTMNEEFPRVQVMRGHKKKGVRYFGPYGHAWAIRDTVDLLLRVFPVRTCSAGVFKNAARTGRPCLLGYIGKCSAPCVDRISAEEHRELAEEFCDFMTGRTGAQLRRLEQRMTEAAEEMEYERAARLRDDIGALKKAMEKSAVVLTDATDADLIAVAEDELEAAVQIFHVRGGRVRGQRGWVTDKVEEITTGALVEHALQQLYGEETGDAVPKEVLVPALPDPVEPVQQWLTGRRGSGVSLRVPQRGDKRALMETVERNAQQALVLHKTKRASDLTTRSRALEEIAEALGLDSAPLRIECYDISHLQGDDVVASMVVFEDGLARKSEYRRFQIKSFAGQDDVRSMHEVITRRFRRYLADKERTGEWSDDEEPGAGAGAGAGAGAGAEAGGEATGVDVTLSPDGAAGAEGVPGPDGTAGGPAVPSASTLTEDDGRPKRFAYPPQLVVVDGGAPQVAAARRALDELGIDDIAVCGLAKRLEEVWLPDDGDPVVLPRTSEGLYLLQRVRDEAHRFAIGYQRVKRAKRFRSGPLDDVPGLGETRKQVLIKHFGSVRKLRAATVEQICDVPGIGRKTAERIIVALAGAVPAGPAVNTATGEIMDDMVDMEGMDDVEEPGQSGGSPGEPVSTGAPDDGRGLER; translated from the coding sequence ATGGCCGACCCCTCCAGCTACCGCCCCAAACCGGGTGAGATCCCCGACTCGCCGGGGGTCTACCGGTTCCGTGACGAGCACCGCCGGGTGATCTACGTCGGCAAGGCGAAGAGCCTGCGCCAGCGCCTGGCGAACTACTTCCAGGATCTCGCCGGCCTCCATCCGCGCACCCGCACCATGGTCACCACGGCCGTCTCCGTGGAGTGGACGGTGGTGTCCACGGAGGTCGAGGCGCTCCAGCTGGAGTACTCCTGGATCAAGGAGTACGACCCCCGTTTCAACGTCAAGTACCGGGACGACAAGAGCTACCCGTACCTCGCGGTGACGATGAACGAGGAGTTCCCGCGTGTGCAGGTGATGCGCGGTCACAAGAAGAAGGGTGTCCGGTACTTCGGTCCGTACGGGCACGCGTGGGCGATCCGCGACACCGTGGACCTGCTGCTGCGGGTGTTCCCGGTGCGCACCTGCTCGGCCGGTGTCTTCAAGAACGCCGCCCGCACGGGCCGCCCCTGCCTGCTCGGCTACATCGGCAAGTGCTCGGCGCCCTGCGTGGACCGGATCTCCGCCGAGGAGCACCGCGAACTCGCGGAGGAGTTCTGCGACTTCATGACCGGCCGCACCGGCGCCCAGCTGCGTCGACTGGAACAGCGGATGACCGAGGCGGCCGAGGAGATGGAGTACGAGCGGGCCGCCCGCCTGCGGGACGACATCGGGGCGCTGAAGAAGGCCATGGAGAAGAGCGCGGTGGTGCTCACCGACGCCACCGACGCCGACCTGATCGCGGTCGCCGAGGACGAGCTGGAAGCGGCCGTCCAGATCTTCCATGTGCGCGGCGGACGCGTGCGCGGCCAGCGGGGCTGGGTCACCGACAAGGTGGAGGAGATCACCACCGGCGCCCTCGTGGAGCACGCCCTGCAGCAGCTGTACGGCGAGGAGACCGGCGACGCCGTCCCGAAGGAGGTCCTGGTCCCCGCGCTGCCCGACCCGGTGGAGCCGGTCCAGCAGTGGCTCACCGGGCGGCGAGGCTCGGGCGTCTCGCTGCGGGTTCCGCAGCGCGGGGACAAGCGGGCCCTGATGGAGACCGTGGAGCGCAATGCCCAGCAGGCCCTCGTCCTGCACAAGACCAAGCGCGCCTCCGATCTGACCACACGCTCGCGCGCGCTGGAGGAGATCGCCGAGGCCCTCGGCCTGGACAGTGCCCCGCTGCGGATCGAGTGCTACGACATCTCGCACCTCCAGGGCGACGACGTGGTGGCCTCCATGGTCGTCTTCGAGGACGGGCTGGCCCGCAAGAGCGAGTACCGCCGTTTCCAGATCAAGAGCTTCGCCGGCCAGGACGACGTCCGGTCCATGCACGAGGTGATCACCCGCCGCTTCCGGCGCTATCTCGCCGACAAGGAGCGGACCGGCGAGTGGAGCGACGACGAGGAGCCTGGTGCCGGTGCCGGTGCCGGTGCCGGTGCCGGTGCCGGTGCCGAGGCCGGCGGTGAGGCGACCGGTGTGGACGTGACCCTGAGCCCGGACGGGGCCGCCGGCGCCGAGGGTGTCCCCGGCCCGGACGGGACCGCCGGCGGCCCCGCCGTGCCCTCCGCGAGCACGCTCACCGAGGACGACGGCCGTCCCAAGCGCTTCGCCTATCCGCCCCAGCTGGTGGTCGTCGACGGCGGGGCCCCCCAGGTCGCGGCGGCCCGCCGGGCCCTGGACGAGCTCGGTATCGACGACATCGCGGTGTGCGGCCTCGCCAAGCGGCTGGAGGAGGTGTGGCTGCCGGACGACGGCGACCCGGTGGTGCTGCCCCGCACCAGCGAGGGCCTCTACCTGCTCCAGCGCGTCCGGGACGAGGCGCACCGCTTCGCCATCGGTTATCAGCGGGTCAAGCGGGCCAAACGCTTCCGGTCCGGTCCGCTGGACGACGTGCCCGGCCTGGGCGAGACCCGCAAGCAGGTGCTGATCAAGCACTTCGGCTCGGTGAGGAAACTACGGGCGGCGACCGTCGAGCAGATCTGCGACGTGCCCGGCATAGGCCGCAAGACGGCCGAGAGGATCATCGTGGCCCTCGCCGGAGCGGTCCCCGCCGGTCCCGCCGTGAACACGGCGACGGGCGAGATCATGGATGACATGGTTGATATGGAGGGCATGGACGACGTGGAAGAACCCGGGCAGTCCGGGGGTTCTCCCGGGGAGCCCGTGTCCACGGGCGCCCCGGACGACGGACGGGGGCTGGAGAGATGA
- a CDS encoding phosphoglycerate kinase — MKTIDELLSEGVAGKRVFVRADLNVPLDGTTITDDGRIRAVLPTVKALAEAGGRVVVASHLGRPKGAPDPAFSLAPAAARLGELLGADVAFATDTVGDSATATVAGLADGQVAVLENLRFNAGETAKDDAERGAFADRLAGLADLYVGDGFGAVHRKHASVYDLPARLPHAAGFLIATEVGVLKKLTDDVQRPYVVALGGAKVSDKLAVIDELLGKADRILIGGGMAYTFLKAKGYEIGTSLVQEDQLSAVTEYLERAEKNGVELVLPVDTLVAESFPDLKTKAPSHPATVAADAMPAGRMGLDLGPETCALYASKLTDAATVFWNGPMGVFEHPDYAEGTKAVAQALLDSPGYTVVGGGDSAAAVRILGFDEKAFGHISTGGGASLEYLEGKTLPGLAALED; from the coding sequence ATGAAGACGATCGACGAACTCCTCTCCGAAGGGGTCGCGGGCAAGCGGGTCTTCGTCCGCGCCGACCTCAACGTGCCGCTGGACGGCACCACCATCACCGACGACGGCCGCATCCGCGCGGTGCTGCCCACCGTCAAGGCGCTTGCCGAGGCGGGCGGCCGGGTAGTCGTCGCCTCGCACCTGGGCCGCCCCAAGGGTGCCCCGGACCCCGCCTTCTCACTTGCCCCGGCCGCCGCCCGCCTGGGTGAACTCCTCGGCGCCGACGTGGCGTTCGCGACGGACACCGTCGGCGATTCCGCCACCGCCACCGTCGCCGGCCTCGCCGACGGACAGGTCGCGGTCCTCGAGAACCTGCGCTTCAACGCCGGCGAGACGGCCAAGGACGACGCCGAGCGCGGCGCCTTCGCCGACCGTCTGGCCGGCCTCGCCGACCTCTACGTGGGCGACGGTTTCGGCGCGGTGCACCGCAAGCACGCGTCCGTGTACGACCTCCCGGCCCGCCTGCCGCACGCCGCGGGCTTCCTCATCGCCACCGAGGTCGGCGTTCTGAAGAAGCTCACGGACGACGTCCAGCGGCCCTACGTCGTCGCCCTCGGCGGCGCCAAGGTCTCCGACAAGCTCGCCGTCATCGACGAACTGCTCGGCAAGGCCGACCGCATCCTCATCGGCGGCGGCATGGCGTACACCTTCCTCAAGGCCAAGGGCTACGAGATCGGCACGTCGCTGGTCCAGGAGGACCAGCTGTCCGCCGTCACCGAGTACCTGGAGCGCGCCGAGAAGAACGGCGTCGAACTGGTGCTGCCGGTCGACACCCTGGTCGCCGAGTCGTTCCCGGACCTGAAGACCAAGGCGCCGTCCCACCCCGCCACCGTCGCCGCCGACGCCATGCCGGCCGGCCGGATGGGCCTGGACCTCGGCCCCGAGACCTGCGCGCTCTACGCCTCGAAGCTCACCGACGCGGCCACCGTCTTCTGGAACGGCCCCATGGGTGTCTTCGAGCACCCCGACTACGCCGAGGGCACCAAAGCGGTCGCCCAGGCCCTTCTCGACTCCCCGGGCTACACCGTGGTCGGCGGCGGCGACTCCGCCGCGGCCGTCCGCATCCTGGGCTTCGACGAAAAGGCATTCGGCCACATCTCGACCGGAGGCGGCGCCTCCCTCGAATACCTCGAGGGCAAGACGCTCCCCGGCCTTGCCGCACTGGAGGACTGA
- a CDS encoding gluconeogenesis factor YvcK family protein — protein sequence MTARTPRLYRLRRAMPEGRAGRPAEARGARPRRRGTQPKVVALGGGMGLSASLAALRRITGDLTAVVTVADDGGSSGRLRDELGVLPPGDLRKALAALCGDDEWGQTWARVIQHRFQSKGELHEHAVGNLLIVALWEQLGDHVQALDLVGRLLGAHGRVLPMSAVPLELQARVLGHDPQRPEAVETVRGQATVALTPGEVQSVHLVPNDPPAVPEAVEAVLDADWVVLGPGSWFSSVMPHLLVPELLDALIRTKARRVLSLNLAPQPGETEGFSPQRHVEVLGRHAPKLALDVVLADEAAVPDRDLLTDAAERLGAAVELAPVARPDGSPRHDPELLAAAYDRIFRMHGRIGPWR from the coding sequence ATGACCGCACGTACTCCGCGGCTGTACCGGCTGCGCCGGGCGATGCCCGAAGGGCGCGCCGGCCGGCCGGCCGAGGCCCGCGGCGCCAGACCGCGACGCCGGGGCACCCAGCCCAAGGTGGTCGCCCTCGGCGGCGGCATGGGGCTGTCCGCCTCGCTCGCCGCGCTGCGCCGGATCACCGGCGACCTCACCGCCGTCGTCACCGTGGCCGACGACGGCGGCTCCAGCGGGCGGCTCCGCGACGAACTGGGCGTACTGCCGCCCGGAGATCTGCGCAAGGCGCTGGCCGCGCTGTGCGGCGACGACGAATGGGGCCAGACCTGGGCCCGGGTCATCCAGCACCGCTTCCAGTCCAAGGGGGAGCTGCACGAGCACGCGGTCGGCAATCTGCTGATCGTCGCGCTGTGGGAGCAGCTCGGCGACCATGTCCAGGCCCTGGACCTGGTGGGCCGGCTGCTCGGCGCGCACGGGCGGGTGCTGCCCATGTCCGCCGTACCGCTGGAACTCCAGGCCCGGGTTCTGGGCCACGACCCGCAGCGCCCCGAGGCCGTGGAGACCGTCCGCGGGCAGGCGACCGTCGCCCTCACCCCCGGCGAGGTGCAGTCCGTGCACCTCGTGCCGAACGACCCGCCCGCCGTCCCCGAGGCGGTCGAGGCGGTCCTGGACGCCGACTGGGTGGTGCTCGGCCCCGGCTCCTGGTTCTCCTCTGTCATGCCGCACCTCCTGGTGCCGGAACTGCTGGACGCGCTCATCCGGACCAAGGCGCGCCGGGTGCTCTCCCTGAACCTCGCTCCGCAGCCCGGAGAAACCGAGGGCTTCTCCCCGCAGCGTCATGTGGAGGTTTTGGGACGACACGCCCCTAAACTCGCCCTGGACGTGGTGCTGGCCGATGAGGCCGCCGTGCCCGACCGCGACTTGCTGACCGACGCCGCCGAGCGGCTCGGCGCCGCGGTCGAGCTGGCGCCGGTGGCCCGGCCCGACGGAAGCCCCCGGCACGACCCGGAGCTGCTGGCCGCCGCGTACGACCGTATTTTTCGGATGCATGGAAGGATCGGCCCATGGCGATGA
- the rapZ gene encoding RNase adapter RapZ — MTEHETRQDTGQDAARETDADAVRGPGRDAGPGTRQGDGDGTGDGTGDGAQVSTGKETTGAPEAAIPELVIISGMSGAGRSTAAKCLEDLGWFVVDNLPPALIPTMVELGARSQGNVARIAVVVDVRGRRFFDNLRESLADLDTRGVTRRIVFLESSEEALVRRFESVRRPHPLQGDGRIVDGIAAERELLRELRGDADLVIDTSSLNVHELRAKMDARFAGDEEPELRATVMSFGFKYGLPVDADLVVDMRFLPNPHWVPELRPFTGRHEEVAAYVLNQPGAKEFLDRYAELLRLIAAGYRREGKRYVTIAVGCTGGKHRSVAMSEKLAARLAAEGVETVVVHRDMGRE; from the coding sequence ATGACCGAGCACGAGACACGCCAGGACACTGGTCAGGACGCGGCCCGGGAGACGGACGCGGATGCGGTCCGGGGCCCCGGCCGGGACGCAGGTCCCGGGACGCGGCAGGGCGACGGCGACGGAACGGGTGACGGAACAGGTGACGGAGCACAGGTGAGTACGGGCAAGGAAACGACCGGGGCCCCCGAGGCGGCGATCCCCGAGCTGGTGATCATTTCCGGCATGTCCGGGGCGGGCCGCTCCACGGCCGCGAAGTGTCTGGAGGACCTGGGCTGGTTCGTCGTCGACAACCTCCCGCCCGCGCTGATCCCCACCATGGTGGAGCTCGGCGCCCGCTCCCAGGGCAACGTGGCCCGGATCGCGGTCGTCGTCGACGTCCGCGGCCGGCGCTTCTTCGACAACCTCCGTGAATCCCTCGCCGACCTCGACACCCGGGGCGTCACCCGGCGGATCGTCTTCCTGGAGTCCTCCGAGGAAGCCCTGGTGCGCCGCTTCGAGTCGGTGCGCCGCCCGCACCCCCTCCAGGGCGACGGCCGCATCGTCGACGGCATCGCCGCCGAGCGCGAACTGCTGCGCGAACTGCGCGGCGACGCCGACCTGGTGATAGACACCTCCAGCCTCAACGTGCACGAGCTGCGCGCCAAGATGGACGCCCGGTTCGCCGGCGACGAGGAGCCCGAACTGCGGGCCACCGTGATGTCCTTCGGCTTCAAGTACGGCCTCCCGGTCGACGCCGACCTGGTCGTGGACATGCGGTTCCTGCCCAACCCGCACTGGGTCCCGGAACTGCGCCCGTTCACCGGCCGCCACGAGGAGGTGGCGGCGTACGTCCTCAACCAGCCCGGCGCCAAGGAGTTCCTCGACCGGTACGCCGAGCTGCTGCGGCTGATCGCCGCGGGCTACCGCCGTGAGGGCAAGCGCTATGTGACCATCGCCGTCGGCTGCACCGGCGGTAAGCACCGCTCGGTCGCCATGTCGGAGAAGCTCGCCGCCCGACTTGCCGCGGAGGGCGTGGAGACGGTGGTCGTCCACCGGGACATGGGACGGGAATGA
- the whiA gene encoding DNA-binding protein WhiA gives MAMTAAVKDEVSRLPVTRTCCRKAEVSAVLRFAGGLHLVSGRIVIEAELDTAMAARRLKRDIMEIFGHSSELIVMAPGGLRRGSRYVVRVVAGGDQLARQTGLVDGRGRPIRGLPPQVVSGATCDAEAAWRGAFLAHGSLTEPGRSCSLEVTCPGPEAALALVGAARRLHIPSKAREVRGVDRVVVRDGDAIGAMLTRLGAHDSVLAWEERRMRREVRATANRLANFDDANLRRSARAAVAAGARVQRALEILADDVPEHLAAAGRLRMEHKQASLEELGALADPPLTKDAVAGRIRRLLAMADKRAADLGLPSTEANIGEELADNLVG, from the coding sequence ATGGCGATGACGGCAGCGGTGAAGGACGAGGTTTCCCGGCTCCCCGTCACGCGGACCTGCTGCAGAAAGGCGGAGGTCTCCGCCGTTCTGCGGTTCGCCGGCGGCCTCCACCTGGTGAGCGGACGCATTGTGATCGAGGCGGAGCTGGACACGGCGATGGCCGCCCGCCGCCTCAAGCGGGACATCATGGAGATCTTCGGACACAGCTCCGAACTGATCGTGATGGCACCGGGCGGGCTGCGCCGCGGCTCGCGCTACGTCGTCCGGGTGGTCGCGGGCGGCGACCAGCTGGCCCGCCAGACCGGCCTGGTGGACGGCCGTGGCCGTCCGATCCGTGGCCTGCCCCCGCAGGTGGTCTCGGGGGCCACCTGCGATGCCGAGGCGGCCTGGCGCGGGGCGTTCCTCGCGCACGGTTCCCTCACCGAGCCGGGTCGGTCCTGCTCGCTGGAGGTGACCTGCCCCGGACCGGAGGCCGCGCTCGCCCTGGTCGGTGCCGCCCGCCGTCTGCACATCCCCTCCAAGGCCCGTGAGGTCCGCGGCGTGGACCGGGTCGTCGTCCGGGACGGTGACGCCATCGGCGCCATGCTCACCCGGCTGGGCGCGCACGACTCGGTACTGGCCTGGGAGGAGCGCCGGATGCGCCGCGAGGTGCGCGCCACGGCGAACCGGCTGGCCAACTTCGACGACGCCAACCTGCGCCGCTCGGCCCGCGCGGCCGTCGCCGCCGGCGCCCGGGTGCAGCGCGCCCTGGAGATCCTCGCCGACGACGTTCCCGAGCACCTCGCCGCGGCCGGGCGGCTGCGCATGGAGCACAAGCAGGCCTCGCTGGAGGAGCTGGGCGCGCTCGCCGACCCGCCGCTGACCAAGGACGCCGTGGCCGGGCGGATCCGCCGGCTGCTCGCAATGGCCGACAAGCGCGCCGCCGACCTGGGCCTCCCGAGCACGGAGGCCAACATCGGCGAGGAACTCGCCGACAACCTCGTCGGCTGA
- the gap gene encoding type I glyceraldehyde-3-phosphate dehydrogenase — protein MTIRVGINGFGRIGRNYFRALLEQGADIEIVAVNDLGDTATTAHLLKYDTILGRLKQEVSHTADTITVDGKTLKVLSERNPADIPWGELGVDIVIESTGIFTKKADAEKHIAGGAKKVIISAPAKDEDVTIVLGVNQDQYDPANHHVISNASCTTNCVAPMAKVLDENFGIVKGLMTTVHAYTNDQRILDFPHKDLRRARAAAENIIPTTTGAAKATALVLPQLEGKLDGIAMRVPVPTGSVTDLVVELGREVTKEEVNAAFQKAAEGELKGLLEYTEDPIVSSDIVNSPVSCTFDSSLTMVQDGTSVKIIGWYDNEWGYSNRLVDLTVFVGNQL, from the coding sequence GTGACGATCCGCGTAGGCATCAACGGGTTTGGCCGCATCGGCCGGAACTACTTCCGCGCATTGCTGGAGCAGGGCGCAGACATCGAGATCGTGGCCGTCAATGACCTGGGTGACACCGCGACCACTGCCCACCTGTTGAAGTACGACACCATTCTGGGCCGCCTCAAGCAGGAGGTCTCCCACACCGCCGACACGATCACCGTCGACGGCAAGACGCTCAAGGTGCTCTCCGAGCGCAACCCCGCGGACATCCCCTGGGGCGAGCTGGGCGTCGACATCGTGATCGAGTCGACCGGCATCTTCACGAAGAAGGCCGACGCCGAGAAGCACATCGCCGGTGGCGCCAAGAAGGTCATCATCTCGGCTCCGGCCAAGGATGAGGACGTCACCATCGTGCTGGGCGTCAACCAGGACCAGTACGACCCGGCGAACCACCACGTCATCTCCAACGCCTCCTGCACCACCAACTGTGTGGCGCCGATGGCGAAGGTGCTCGACGAGAACTTCGGCATCGTCAAGGGCCTGATGACGACGGTGCACGCGTACACGAACGACCAGCGCATCCTGGACTTCCCGCACAAGGACCTGCGCCGCGCCCGTGCCGCCGCCGAGAACATCATCCCGACGACGACCGGTGCCGCGAAGGCGACCGCCCTGGTGCTGCCGCAGCTCGAGGGCAAGCTGGACGGCATCGCGATGCGCGTCCCGGTCCCGACCGGCTCGGTCACCGACCTGGTCGTCGAGCTCGGCCGCGAGGTCACCAAGGAAGAGGTCAACGCCGCCTTCCAGAAGGCCGCCGAGGGCGAGCTCAAGGGTCTCCTCGAGTACACGGAGGACCCGATCGTCTCCTCCGACATCGTCAACTCGCCGGTGTCCTGCACGTTCGACTCGTCCCTGACCATGGTCCAGGACGGCACGAGCGTGAAGATCATCGGCTGGTACGACAATGAGTGGGGCTACTCCAACCGCCTCGTCGACCTCACGGTCTTCGTCGGCAACCAGCTCTGA